The Acinetobacter lwoffii genomic sequence AAGCGGAAACCGGGCGTTTAAAACGTGCATCTTTAAAGTCAGAAATGATTGCACGCGCCTGTAATTTAAGTGAAAAACCAAGCTTAGTCGATGCGACTGCGGGTCTGGGACATGACAGTCTGTTGATGGCACATTTAGGTGCGCAAGTCACCCTGGTTGAACGGCATCCGATTCTGTTCACCTTGCTTGAAGATAGCCATACACGTGCCCAGTCGGATGCATTCCTGAGTCAGGTCGTGTCGCGGATTAATTTGGTCTTTTCTGATTCAGCCGATTATTTAAAACAGCAGGCCGAGCAGCAGATTGTTGATGTGGTTTATCTTGATCCAATGTTTCCGCAGCGGGATCAAAATCAGCAGGCAGTCAAAAAGCAGGCACAGGTCAAAAAACAGATGCAGCTGTTGCATATGTTATTACCTGAAGATGGTGAAATGGATCTGGGCGATAACCTTTTAGAACTGGCGCAGAAAATTGGCAAACGTGTTGTGGTCAAACGTCCGCGTCTGGCGGTATTTTTAGCCGGAAAAGAGCCAAATCATCAATGGCAAGGCGATGCTTGTCGCTTTGATGCGTATTTTCAGCATGAACTTGTAGCTGAATAGGATAATGGCTTCTTTATTAAGCAAAGATTTGTTATATATTTAAAATTAGCATTGATTAAATGCTTATCAAGCATAAACTTATTCAGCACATTAGCGAGCCACTCATCTCCTTGAAATCCTATGATCGACTTTAAACCCTCCATTAATTTTTGGCACGATTTTAAGAGCAACCAAATTGCCGGGATGTGGTTATTTCTGGGGTCGAGGCGTTCTTTACAACTGGTCCGTCCATCCATCATGCAACTGGTGTTCTGGGGGATCTTGGGTGGCTGCGCCAACAGTTTGTTTAGCTGGCTCAGTTCAGGCCGTATGGGAGATTTTAACTCTCAAGGTCTGATCAGTTATGCGCTTTGGCCTTTCATTGCCCTGATTGTCGGTATTTTTCTGTCACAGCGGGTCAATAATCCACGCTTGATGCTGGTGCCAGCCTTGTTGTGGCTGGTATTAGATACCCATATCATGCTGTTCCAGTGTCTGATCCAGTATCTGGGTGATCTGGATTATCTGCCTTATATCCTCTACGACTATATTCCAACGCTCTTTGTCATACTGTTTGTCTGGCAAAGTCTGGCAGTCGTCTGGGTCATCTCGCGTGAATTAAAATGGCCGTGGTGGGAACGTGCGCTGATTATGCTGGCGACCCTGTTTACCTTGGTGGTCTGGCAGATTTCAGTTAAAGATCAGCCCATCTGGAAAGTTGAAGAAATTCCACCGAGTTTTGCCGAAGATGCTTTCTATGCCCAGCCAACTCTGCTGAACAAAGCGCTGGAAAATATCGAATACGGTGAATTCGCACAGTCGCACTGGTATTTCATGGGGGTGGCCGGAGCGAGCTATCAGGATGTATTCCATTCTGAAGTCGAGCGGATTAAAGAACAGTTTGATACCCGTTTTGGTACTTTTGGCCGATCGATTGCCTTGGTCAATCACCCAGCGACACGTACCACCATGCCGATTGCTTCCAAAACCAGTATGGAGCTGGCATTGCGCCGTATGGGGCAGCAGATGAACCGTGAAAGTGATGTGCTGTTTTTATATATGACCTCTCACGGTTTGCCGAATGTGTTCGAAATGGAAAATGCACCGCTGGATCTGGCGCAGGTCGATCCAAAATGGTTGCGTGAAACACTGGATGCCTCCGGAATCCGCTGGCGCGTGATCGTAATCTCGGCATGTTTTTCAGGCAGTTTTGCTTCAGCCTTACAGAATGACAATACTTTGGTGATTACGGCTTCAGCAGCCGACCGTCAGTCTTTTGGCTGTTCGAATGAAGCGGATTATACCTATTTTGGTCGTGCGTTCTTTGATGAAGCCATGCGTGAAAATAGCAGCTTGCAAAGCGCTTTCGCACAGGCCACAGATACTGTAGCAAAATGGGAATCGGCTCAAGGCTTTGAGCCATCAGAACCGCAATGGGTCATCGGCAAGAATATGGAATTGATGTTGCCACAACTGGAGCAACGTTTATTTCCCCAGAACAGTACGGCAACAGCATCTCCCTAGATCAATGTCATCCACAGACCGGTTGCAATAATAAGGAATAGCCATGGAACTTATACAGAACAATAGAAGCTTTGAAGGTGAACAGCGCATTTATCGTTTTGATTCGCGCTATCTTAAATCCCCGACCAAGTTTGGCATTTTTCTGCCGCCTCAAGCTTTAGAAGGCCACAGCTGTCCTGCATTATTCTATCTGGCAGGTTTGACCTGTACTGAAGAAACCTTTGCCATCAAGGCACATGCACAGCGTCTGGCGGCACAGCTTGGCTTGATCCTGATTACACCAGATACTTCGCCGCGTGGCGAAGGTGTGGCAGAAGGCGACAACTGGGATATCGGTCAGGGTGCGGGTTTTTATATCAATGCTACCCAGGCACCATGGGCTGAACACTATCAGATGGAAAGCTTTATTGTCGATGAGCTTTACGCACTGGTCACTGAGGAATTCGTGATCCATCCCGGCAAGATCGGCATCTTTGGCCACTCTATGGGCGGTCATGGCGCATTGACTCTGGCATTTAAATATCCAGAAAAATTCAAATCTGTTTCAGCCTTTGCACCGATTTGTGCCCCGAGCCAGTGTCCTTGGGGCGACAAAGCATTCTCGAATTATCTGGGTACTGAGAAAGAGGCATGGCTCGAACATGATGCAACCGCTTTGGTTCAGGAAAAGGGCGCCTTATTTAGCGATATCCTGATTGATCAGGGTTTTTCGGATCAGTTCTATAGTCAGCTTAATCCAGCCTTGTTTCAGCAAGCTTGTGATGCCGTCAACCAGCCGCTAACTTTGCGTGAACATCAGGGCTATGATCATGGTTATTACTTTATTCAAAGTTTCGTAGATGACCATTTGCAATTCCATGCCGTGCAGTTAAATCCTTAAAGCAAGACTGCACACATCTAGCAGTACTAAAAAGATTAAAAAACCTCCAAAATGTTTTTACATTTTGGGGTTTTTTCTTTTAATATCAGGTGTATAAAAGTATAAAAAATTGGGGTCGTCATGCAGCAGACAGCAGACGGTATTCGTGTCAGTGAGCCATTATTTCCAGCTGCTTCAAGTTTTTCGACTGAAGCCACGCCTTCAGTCCGCCCCAAATATCAGCGTTATGGATTCAGATTTCATGGCAGTGCATCCGAATATTTTGGTATCTGGATGGTGAATCTGATGTTAACCATTATTACGCTTACTTTGTATAGCCCTTGGGCAAAGGCACGCCGTATGCGTTATTTCTACGGTAATACCCAATTGTTAAAACATCGCTTTGACTTCATTGCCATGCCGAGCCGGATCCTGCTGGGTCGTCTGTTTGCACTGGAGCTGTATCTGGTTACCGTTGTACTGACCAACTATTCAATCCTTGCCACCAGTTCTTTATTAATGGTCGCTGCGCTGTGTTTGCCCTGGCTCATTCGGATGACGCTGAAATTCAAGGCCCGAAATAGCAAATATGGCAATGTGCGTTTTTATTTTAATGGCAGCAACCGTGAGGCTTATAGGGTCTTATTTCTGGCCATCCTGATCAATATCTTTACTTTGCTGCTGTTTAGTCCGGTGATGATCTGGCTCTATAAACGCTATTGCTTTAATCATTTATCGATTGGTCAGCTGCAATTCAAGCTGAATATTAACTGGTCCAAGTTTATGTCTGCTATTTATCTGCCCTTGGGTCTTTGCCTGCTGGTTGGTATTGGCTGGCTTGCAGCAGTTGTATATTGGGTAAACGGGATTGGCACCAACTTGTTTAGTCTGGGTTTACTGCTGAGTTATCTGCTTTGTCTGGCGCTAGTCTGGCCGGTCATTTCTGCACGTTTATACTTCATTACCTGGAATCATGTGGAGCTCGGTCAAAGTTACTTTAAAACACGGATCACGACATGGCGTTATAGCTGGATTGTGCTGAGCAACTGGATGGTACGTGTTCTTAGTCTGGGCTTAATGACGCCTTGGACCGCCATACGTTTATATGAGTATCAGTTGAGCCATCTGGAAATCTATGTAGCAGACGACGAAACTGACCTGAAGCATATCTTGCAACCTGATCCGATTGCTTTGGCCGATGAAATCCTGGACGTATTTGATTTCGATGCGTCGCTATAGGAGTAAATGTGATGAAACGACCTGTTGAAGTTAAGTTTTATGATGGAATTCTCGCTGAAGCCAGCCGTGCCTGGATTGTGCCGGATCAGCAACAAGGAATTGCCTTGAAACTTGATGAGGATGTTCCAGCACAAGTTAGCGATGCAGATTTTTATTTTGCTTATCCGGACATGGCCTACATTGGTGGTGTCGGTGGTCGTAAACCGATTATTGAGTTGCCTGAAGAGCGTCGGATTGAGTTTTTAAGCAAAGCGCCGCATTGGCTCGGGATTAAACATAAAGATATTTATCATGCGATCTGGAAGTTTGAACGTTCACCAATCCTGATTTTCTTTTCCATGATCATCGTGATTAGTGTAGGGCGTGTCCTCATTTGAAAAATTGGTTTTAAATACTTAAAATCCTCCTTTAAGCTCTTTTGATTTCTATATTTTTTCAATGGCACGTACTCTTCTCACCGATGATATCTGGCAGCAAATTCAAGATACTATGCGATTACACGGTTGTTACTGTTCAAAGAATAGTAGAAATATCATGGAAGCGATCTTATGGAAACTGCGTACAGGCGCCACATGGCGTGATATTCCCCAAGAATTTTGTCCTTGGCAAACTGCTTACAATCGCTTTAATCGTTGGGCAAGCAAGGGATTGTGGGATAAATTTTTTTTAGATTACGAGGCGTCTTGGATCAAGAATGGGTATTCATTGACGGAAGTTACATACGCGTGCATCAACATGCAAGTGGAGCTCGGCATGGTTTCGAAAGAGCAATTGGACAATCACGTGGTGGACGAACAACAAAAATACATCTTGCAACCGACGCGAATGGATTACCGATTGATTTTAAAATCACTGGGGGTGACGTCCACGACAGTCAAGTTGCAAAACAACTGATTGATACGGTAGACGAGGCAACTTATCTCATTGCTGATAAGGGGTATGATGCTGAGCACATTAGAATATATGCCAAGAACAAGAATATGATTCCCATTATTCCATTGAGATCAAACAGTAAGAGATCGAATAAGGAATTTGATAAATATCTATATAAATTAAGACATTTAGTTGAAAATGCTTTTGCGAGATTAAAACATTTCCGTGCTATTGCAACTCGATTTGATAAACTGGCACGCAATTATAAATCTATGATTCGTATAGCCTGTATATTTATTTGGTGCAAAGCCAAATGAGGACACACCCTAGTAATTGTTATTTTAAAATGGGGGATTCCTTATAGCGCCAAACAACTGGCAAAACTTCTTCCGGAGCAGATTCTGGTTGAAGTAGGCAACCGGACAGAGCAGCAATTAATTGCCCAGACCCAGCCAAGTACACTTCGGCAGAACAGCAGACACGATTAAAAACTTTGTATGAACAAAAGATTGCCGTTGGACCACCGGCAAAGATTATTTTCCGTCAAGGCGGATCAAGCATGGGCATGAATGCCGCAGCCATCCCGAATAACACCATTATTGTGACTGATGAACTGGTGAAAATCAGCGGTACCGATGAAGAAGTCCTTGCAGTACTGGCCCATGAACAAGGCCATCTGGTACAGAAGCACAGCATGCAAAAAGTGATTTCCAATCTGGGGGCGGCGGGACTGTTTGCCTTGGTAACTGGAGATTTAAGTGATGTGGTCACCGCATCTGTAGTGGTCCTGACCGATGCCGGATATTCGCAGGCGATTGAACTGGATGCCGATGACTATGCCATGCAGCATTTGCATCAACAGCAGATTTCCAGTATTCACTTGTCTAATTTTTTGCAGCGGGTGGAAAATGCCAGAATACTGGCAGAGGAATTGCAAACCTTAAAAATGAAAAATTTCACCCTCAATATCGATGGAAAAGACCGACACCTGACAGAAACCGAACTGAAATGGATTCGCCTGATCGGGAAGTTTAAAAAATATCTGGAATCACATCCCGAACTGGATAAAAGAATTCAGCGTATTCATACCTTTAATGATCAGGCGGATCATCGTATTTAGTTTCTGATCATTGCTATGCCTTGATCATCAAGGCATTTTAGTCCCTATCTTTGCCAGTCGGCAGTCAGATGTTCCTGTCCCATACGGATCAGATGATCCAGCACGACATTTTCGAGTTTATTCAGGTCAGTAAATTCATCTGTGCTTTGAATCGTTACGGTAAGATGATCTGCCTCTGGGATCAGGTTCACTTCCGCACTTGGAAAATGAATCAGGAAATTTTGTTCGGTTTCATCAATATTAAATTTATGTTTCCAGTGATTGGCCAGGCGTTTGGCAATTCGTGAAGCTTGTTGCGTCTGGATATGGGCAATACTTTTCATCAGTCTTCTACACTATTCATCATTATCCTGCACTTTAAACCAGGCGGTGATGTCGGCATAAGCCTCAAAGCGTTACACAGCGTTTTAATCTTGCAACATCGAATCACAGTAGCCGGAGCGGATTTGATATAATGGGAAAAATCCAATTTCAACAAGCCAGGTTCTCCCATGTCCAAGCCTTATTTAATTGCCCCTTCTATTTTATCTGCTGACTTTGCCCGTTTAGGTGAAGAAGTCGAGAACGTGTTGGAAGCAGGTGCAGACGTTGTCCATTTTGATGTCATGGATAACCATTATGTGCCGAACCTGACTTTTGGTGCGGGTGTTTGCAAGGCCTTGAAAAATTATGGGATCAAGGCACCGATTGATGTGCATTTGATGGTCAAGCCGGTGGATCGCATGATCGGGGATTTCCTTGAAGCGGGTGCCGATATCATTACTTTCCATCCGGAAGCTTCTGATCATATTGACCGTTCTTTACAGTTGATTAAATCAGGTGGTGCCAAAGCGGGCTTGGTATTTAACCCAGCAACGCCACTGCATTATCTGGATTATGTACTGGATAAAGTCGATCAAATTTTGCTCATGAGCGTGAACCCGGGTTTTGGCGGACAGAAATTTATTCCAATGACTTTGGATAAATTGCGTCAGGCACGCAAACTGATTGATGCTTCAGGTCGTGATATTCGTCTGGAAGTTGATGGCGGTGTTACGCCAAGCAATATTCGTGAAATTGCCGAAGCGGGTGCCGATATGTTTGTGGCGGGTTCAGCTATTTTTAGCAAGCCGGATTATAAAGCTGTGATTGATGAAATGCGTGCGGAATTAGCGAGAGTGGGACAGGTTCAATTGTAATCGTTAAAAACTCATAAGTGCATAAATATGTGGATAACTTTATGGATAAGTGTGTAGATATCTATGTTGATAACCATATGGATATGTTGCATAAAATGTAATCGTTTGTAGCCTGATTGATTGCGATTTAGACAAAATCTGTATAAAAAGAACTCAAATTGGGTTCTTTTTTATTGCTTATAACCCTTGTGTTTGGTGGTTGTTTATTCACCATAGGTTGATAATGGAACCAGGCAAAAAGTGATCAATGTGTCGTATATTTGTGTTTCATTATGTAATTTCTCCAGACAAAGTTTAAATTTAATTGATGTGTATAACTTAATATTCTGAGTCCATTCTCATGTAATTGTTGTGAATGAATTGCCCGATTATTAGAACTATTTCTGACTTGGCATTTTCAAGATCTACCATAACCAGAGTAACCATGAATGTCGTGAGGATTTGAGTAAGGCAAAGTTAAGTTGTATCTCGATAAGTCATGTTTTGTAACACTGACCACATTGTTGGCACGCGAATTAATAAAATTTCTATATCTAGATATTGAGGAGGAACGACCTCCCTTGTGAATTACGTATCGGAATTTACAGGAAAAATCGTCAGGACGGCCTGATTCTTATATAAAAGGAGGAGGCTGCATGGCCTGGATCGTACTTATTCTTGCGGGTATTTTTGAAATCGTTTGGGCATATTCGATGAAGCTGTCTGAAGGATTTACCAGACTTACCCCAAGTATTATTACCATTGTCTTCATGGTACTGAGTTTTGCTTTACTGGCTTATGCGATGCGTACTTTGCCGCTAGGTACAGCCTATACGATCTGGACCGGGATTGGTGCAGTGGGTTCATTTCTCATCGGTATTTGGGTTTTGGGTGAACCCGCTACAGCGTTGCGTATGCTGGCTGCCGTACTCATCATTTCCGGTCTGGTGCTGATGAAAGTATCCTCTTCATAATTTGTTTCTGCTTGTCTCGGTGAACTGGGTTAATATAGAAAATGAACTCCAGCGATTGGGACAGGGCGCCATCATGAACTTAAGTTATCTCTATATGGATTCTCCCGTAGGTCAGCTGCAACTGGTCGCGAATGAAACCGCACTGGTAGCTGTGCTTTGGGACTGTGAACAGCCGAATCGGGTGAAAATGGCGACCTTGGTTGAAGATCCGCAGCATCCGGTATTGATTGAAACCAGACATCAGCTCCAAGAATATTTTGCTGGTCAGCGCAATGTTTTTGACCTGCCTTTGGACTTTGCAGGTACTGATTTTCAGAAAAAGGTTTGGCAGGCGCTACTGAATATTCCCTACGGACAGACCCGAAGCTATCGCGACATTGCTGAACAGGTGGGTAATATGAAGGCAGTACGTGCCGTGGGTGCAGCCAATGGCAAAAACCCGATTTCGATTATTGCACCCTGTCATCGGGTGATTGGTCGCAGTGGCAAGCTGGTAGGATTTGCCGGTGGTTTGGATAAAAAAGAAATCCTGTTAAATATTGAGCGGACGCATTCATAAATCTCTTTTATAAATCAAAAAATGATCGTTCTATTCATTTTAAAATGAATATTAAAAGTTCCTTCTCCCTCTGGGATAAGAAGCACTGCTTAGCAAGGAGATGAGGGGGTAAAAACCTCTCCCTCGCCCTCTCCTACAAGGCATAGGTATCTACACAATTCCTGAACTTTGCGTTAAATTGAAGAGCATGCTCTTCAATTTAACATCTCTGGCCTGGATCAGCGTCTTGTCAAGCGCTATAACAGCCTTGTAAAGCTCAATATGAACCCTCTTGCTTCACTTGCTCCGGCAATCAAAGACCTGGCTTCTGCCCAAAAGTCGAGTTTCGCAACCACACAAGCGGTCT encodes the following:
- a CDS encoding C13 family peptidase, which encodes MIDFKPSINFWHDFKSNQIAGMWLFLGSRRSLQLVRPSIMQLVFWGILGGCANSLFSWLSSGRMGDFNSQGLISYALWPFIALIVGIFLSQRVNNPRLMLVPALLWLVLDTHIMLFQCLIQYLGDLDYLPYILYDYIPTLFVILFVWQSLAVVWVISRELKWPWWERALIMLATLFTLVVWQISVKDQPIWKVEEIPPSFAEDAFYAQPTLLNKALENIEYGEFAQSHWYFMGVAGASYQDVFHSEVERIKEQFDTRFGTFGRSIALVNHPATRTTMPIASKTSMELALRRMGQQMNRESDVLFLYMTSHGLPNVFEMENAPLDLAQVDPKWLRETLDASGIRWRVIVISACFSGSFASALQNDNTLVITASAADRQSFGCSNEADYTYFGRAFFDEAMRENSSLQSAFAQATDTVAKWESAQGFEPSEPQWVIGKNMELMLPQLEQRLFPQNSTATASP
- a CDS encoding DUF2218 domain-containing protein — its product is MKSIAHIQTQQASRIAKRLANHWKHKFNIDETEQNFLIHFPSAEVNLIPEADHLTVTIQSTDEFTDLNKLENVVLDHLIRMGQEHLTADWQR
- a CDS encoding IS5 family transposase (programmed frameshift), with protein sequence MARTLLTDDIWQQIQDTMRLHGCYCSKNSRNIMEAILWKLRTGATWRDIPQEFCPWQTAYNRFNRWASKGLWDKFFLDLRGVLDQEWVFIDGSYIRVHQHASGARHGFERAIGQSRGGRTTKIHLATDANGLPIDFKITGGDVHDSQVAKQLIDTVDEATYLIADKGYDAEHIRIYAKNKNMIPIIPLRSNSKRSNKEFDKYLYKLRHLVENAFARLKHFRAIATRFDKLARNYKSMIRIACIFIWCKAK
- a CDS encoding M48 family metallopeptidase, yielding MYEQKIAVGPPAKIIFRQGGSSMGMNAAAIPNNTIIVTDELVKISGTDEEVLAVLAHEQGHLVQKHSMQKVISNLGAAGLFALVTGDLSDVVTASVVVLTDAGYSQAIELDADDYAMQHLHQQQISSIHLSNFLQRVENARILAEELQTLKMKNFTLNIDGKDRHLTETELKWIRLIGKFKKYLESHPELDKRIQRIHTFNDQADHRI
- the sugE gene encoding quaternary ammonium compound efflux SMR transporter SugE yields the protein MAWIVLILAGIFEIVWAYSMKLSEGFTRLTPSIITIVFMVLSFALLAYAMRTLPLGTAYTIWTGIGAVGSFLIGIWVLGEPATALRMLAAVLIISGLVLMKVSSS
- a CDS encoding class I SAM-dependent methyltransferase, giving the protein MVSAIRLYAESDDQEKAQHFEAVLSSRGVQVEIETVEKLNARFFRLNPELALCVDADGLWLCANGMKMQPDWQAETGRLKRASLKSEMIARACNLSEKPSLVDATAGLGHDSLLMAHLGAQVTLVERHPILFTLLEDSHTRAQSDAFLSQVVSRINLVFSDSADYLKQQAEQQIVDVVYLDPMFPQRDQNQQAVKKQAQVKKQMQLLHMLLPEDGEMDLGDNLLELAQKIGKRVVVKRPRLAVFLAGKEPNHQWQGDACRFDAYFQHELVAE
- a CDS encoding methylated-DNA--[protein]-cysteine S-methyltransferase, producing MNLSYLYMDSPVGQLQLVANETALVAVLWDCEQPNRVKMATLVEDPQHPVLIETRHQLQEYFAGQRNVFDLPLDFAGTDFQKKVWQALLNIPYGQTRSYRDIAEQVGNMKAVRAVGAANGKNPISIIAPCHRVIGRSGKLVGFAGGLDKKEILLNIERTHS
- the rpe gene encoding ribulose-phosphate 3-epimerase; translation: MSKPYLIAPSILSADFARLGEEVENVLEAGADVVHFDVMDNHYVPNLTFGAGVCKALKNYGIKAPIDVHLMVKPVDRMIGDFLEAGADIITFHPEASDHIDRSLQLIKSGGAKAGLVFNPATPLHYLDYVLDKVDQILLMSVNPGFGGQKFIPMTLDKLRQARKLIDASGRDIRLEVDGGVTPSNIREIAEAGADMFVAGSAIFSKPDYKAVIDEMRAELARVGQVQL
- a CDS encoding YjgN family protein; translated protein: MQQTADGIRVSEPLFPAASSFSTEATPSVRPKYQRYGFRFHGSASEYFGIWMVNLMLTIITLTLYSPWAKARRMRYFYGNTQLLKHRFDFIAMPSRILLGRLFALELYLVTVVLTNYSILATSSLLMVAALCLPWLIRMTLKFKARNSKYGNVRFYFNGSNREAYRVLFLAILINIFTLLLFSPVMIWLYKRYCFNHLSIGQLQFKLNINWSKFMSAIYLPLGLCLLVGIGWLAAVVYWVNGIGTNLFSLGLLLSYLLCLALVWPVISARLYFITWNHVELGQSYFKTRITTWRYSWIVLSNWMVRVLSLGLMTPWTAIRLYEYQLSHLEIYVADDETDLKHILQPDPIALADEILDVFDFDASL
- the fghA gene encoding S-formylglutathione hydrolase, whose amino-acid sequence is MELIQNNRSFEGEQRIYRFDSRYLKSPTKFGIFLPPQALEGHSCPALFYLAGLTCTEETFAIKAHAQRLAAQLGLILITPDTSPRGEGVAEGDNWDIGQGAGFYINATQAPWAEHYQMESFIVDELYALVTEEFVIHPGKIGIFGHSMGGHGALTLAFKYPEKFKSVSAFAPICAPSQCPWGDKAFSNYLGTEKEAWLEHDATALVQEKGALFSDILIDQGFSDQFYSQLNPALFQQACDAVNQPLTLREHQGYDHGYYFIQSFVDDHLQFHAVQLNP